The genomic window TTCGATGACCTGGTCAGGGGTCAGCTCCGTGGCTGCGCGGCGCGCAGCGTCGTAGCCCCCGGCGCGGCGGTATTGCTCAATCTCCGCCATGCCCTCGGCCCGCACCCACCGTAGTAGAGCCGATTCAGGCATGGCCGCTTCCGTTGCCATCTTCTACGCCCCTGCGCCCTACCGGTACCGATCCAGCATCTGCTCGACGTCCTCCGGCGACACCGCGGCCCACCGATCCTCGTCCACGAGCACCGCCGGAGCTTCCTCGCACGCTCCCAGGCATTCCGCCGTCCGAAGCGAGAACCGCCCGTCCGGCGTGGTCTCGCCCGGATGGATGCCCATTGCCTCTTGCATGCGGCTCAACACGCGCTGGCACCCGTTGAGCATGCACGACAAGTTGGTGCACACGTGCACCACGTGCCTGCCCACGGGCTCGAGGTAGAACAGGCCGTAGAACGAGGCGACCGAGGTCACCTCGGTCACCGGGAGTTCGAGCACCTCGGCCACCGACTCCAACGCCGCCGGGCTCAGGTATCCGGCCTCCTGCTGCGCCACGAACAGCGCAGGAAGAAGGGCGGATTGGCGGTGCTCGTAGAAGCCGGCCAGGCGACGGATCTCCTCCCGCGCGGCTTCCGTCACCGGTCCACGTCTCCCAGCACGACGTCAAGACTCGCGATCGCTACGACCACGTCCGCAATGAACCCCCTGTACACCATTGCCGGCAGCGCCTGCAGGTTGTTGAAAGTTGCCGCCCGCACCCTTACCCTGGCGGGCCGGTTGCTCCCATCGCTGACCAGGTAATAGCCCTTCTCTCCCCTAGGGGACTCCACCGCCGCGTACACCTCGCCTACCGGGGGATGCAGCCCTTCGCTGACCAGCTTAAACTGGTGGATGACTGCCTCCATGCCGCGGACCAGCTCACCGCGTGGCGGCAGCGCGATCTTGCGGTCGTCCACGATCACAGGGCCGCCAGGAAGGCGATCGAGCGCCTGCAGGATGATCCGGCGGCTTTGCCGCATCTCTTCCAGCCGTATGATGTACCGGTCGAAGGCATCGCCGTTCTTGCCCAGCGGCACGTCGAACTCGAACTGCTCGTACCCACCGTACGGGAACGCCTTGCGCACGTCGTAGTTCACACCCGAGCCGCGCAGTATAGGCCCGGTGCAGCCGTATGCCAGCGCGGCCTGCGGGGTGAGAACCGCCACGCCCTCGAGGCGCCTGCGCCAGATCAGGTTGTCGGTCAGCAGGGAGTCGTACTCGTCCACGCGAGCGGCCAGGCCCTCGGCAAGCCGCCTGACGCGCGCCTCGAACCCCTCGGGCAGATCCCGATGGAGCCCGCCTATACGGAAGTATCCGTGCATCATGCGCTGGCCGGAGGCCATCTCCAAGATGTCAAGGATCTGCTCGCGATCTTGGAGGCAGTACATGAAGCCGCTGGACACGTTGACATCAATGGCGCTGGATCCCAGCCACACGAGGTGGCTGGCGATGCGGGACAGCTCCGCCAGGATTATCCGGGCCACCTGAGCCCGAGGAGGCGGCGTTATGCCCAGTAGCTTCTCGACCGCCGTGACGTATGCCATCTCCTCGATGAAGGTGGCCAGGTACTCGATGCGAGCGGGGAAGACGATGTTCTGGTGATAGGTGCGGTTCTCCATCTCCTTCTCGAACCCGGTGTGGAGGTATCCGATGATCGGCCTTGTACCGACGATCACCTCGCCCTCGAGATCGAGAAGCAACCGCAGCACCCCGTGGGTAGCCGGGTGCTGCGGGCCCATGTTGATCGTCAGGGGTTCGGTTCGCGAATCAGGCATTGGGCGCTCGCAGGCCTACCGCCGCGGCGGCGACTTTGGGATGATTGCGCTGGGCACCTTCGGCGTGTGGCCGTTGAACTGCACCGGTTCCTCGGTGAGAGGGAAGTCCTTGCGGAGGGGGTGGCCTTCCCAATCATCGGGCATCAGGATGCGCGTGAGGCCCGGGTGTCCCTCGAACCGGATGCCGAACATATCGTAGGCCTCCCGCTCCAGCCAGTTCGCTCCCGACCACAGGCCGGTCACGCTCGCTATCACCGGCGCGTCACCCGGCAGGCGCGCCTTGACCCGCAGGCGCACCGGCGGCGCGTACCCGGTCAGCAGGTATACAACCTCGAAGCGCGGCTCGGCCGGGAAGCGATCAATGGCGGTCAGGTCCGTCAGGACCGGGGTCCAATCCGGAGCACCGCGCAGCGCGAGCAGCGCATCGAACGCCCGCCCCGCTGGGACGATCGCCGTCACCTCGCCTCGGAACTCGGTCACCTCGAGATCGAGGTCGGGAAGCCTCTCCCGGAGCAGGGCGACCAGCGCCGCGGCGCTCCTCACCGCCGGCCACCTGTAGCACCGATCTTCTCCCGCAGCATGAGGAACCCGTGCATGAGCGCCTCCGGGCGGGGCGGGCAGCCTGCCACGTACACGTCCACCGGTACGATCTTGTCCACGCCCTGTACCAGGGCGTAGTTGTTGAACACGCCGCCGCACGAGGCGCAGTCGCCCATGGCGATGACCCACTTCGGATCGAGCATCTGATCGTAGATGTGCCGGAGGACAGGGGCCATCTTCTTCGAGACGCGACCGGAGACGATCATGAGATCGGCCTGCCGCGGCGAGGCGCGAAACAACTCGCTGCCGAACCGCGCCAGATCAAACCGCGCGGCCGCGGTGCACATCATCTCGATTGCGCAGCAGGCCAGCCCGAACGACGCGGGCCACACGCTGCCCTGACGCGCCCAGGTGACCATCCGCTCGACCGTCGTCGTGAGCACGCGCCGCCCGAGCCCGAGATGGGCATCTTCGCGTTCAGGGCCGCGCGTGCTCACAGTGCCGTCACTCCCACTCCAGCGCCCCGCGCTTCCAGGCGTAGATCAATCCAGCGCCCAGCACCCCTACGAACACAAGCATCTCGATCAGTCCGAACGTTCCGAGCCGGCGGTACACCACTGCCCACGGGAACAAGAAGACCGTTTCGATGTCGAACAGGATGAACAGCATGGCTATCAGGTAGTAGCGGATGGGAACGCGCTCGCGCGTGGACCCGATCGTCCAGACGCCCGACTCGTAGGGTTCCATCTTGGGAGGTGTGGGACGGCTGCCGCCAACGAGGGCATGAAGCACCGGCAGCGCCACGGTCAGTACGACTACTATGACGAAGTGCACGAGGACGGGAATGTAGTCCTGCAACCGCTCACCGCCAGGAGTGCTAAACCACATTCCTCTTACGCTGCAAACTCCCGTGTATCATGCCAAAGATTCCACAGGGTGTCAACGACGGACGCCGTTCGCACCGGACCCGGCGCGCCGGACCCTGGCCAGCAGGGGCGGGAGCAGAGCCAGGACGCGGTCAATCTCCTGGACGGTCGTCTGGCGGCCCAGGGAGAAGCGCAGCGTGCCCGCTGCCAACCGATCGGGCAGCCCGAGCGCCGCGATCACGTGCGAGGGTTCGATGCTGCCCGCGGCGCAGGCCGATCCGCTGGAAGCCGCCACCCCTTCCAGGTCCAGCGCCAGGAGCAGCGATTCGCTGTCGGCGCCGGCGAAGGAGACGCTGAGAATGCCCGGCAGCCGTTCCCGCGGATGTCCGTTGACGTGTGCAACCTCGATATCGGCCAGCCCGGCGGCCAGACGGTCGCGCAGCATCGCGATACGGGCGGACTCCTCGGCCATGCTCTCACGCGCCAGGCATGCGGCCGCGCCGAAGCCGACGATTGCGGACACGTTCTCCGTGCCTCCGCGGCGGCCACGCTCCTGGCTTCCGCCGTGAAGGATCGGCTCGATGTCCACACCGGAGCGCACGTAGAGCGCGCCGACCCCCTTGGGTCCGTAGCGCTTGTGCGCCGAGAAGGACAGCACATCAGCGCGCAACTCTCCCACGTCCACCGGGACGATCCCAACGCTCTGCGTCGCGTCGGTGTGGAAGAGCACGCCGTGCTCTCGCGCGATCGCGCCGATCTCGGCGGCAGGCGCCAGCGTGCCAATCTCGTTGTTGCCGTGCATGATCGAGATCAGCACCGTCCCCGGCCGGATGGCGCGCCGCACCGCGTCCGGGTCCACGCGTCCATGACCGTCAACCGGGAGAACCGTCAGGGCGGTGCCGCGCTCTGCCAGCCAGCGACAGGGTTCCAGCACCGCGTGGTGCTCGGTCGCCGCGGTGATCAGGTGCGCGTCAGGCCGCCGGCGTGCGTATGCCGCGCCAATGATGGCGGCGTTGTTTGCCTCGGTGGCGCCAGAGGTGAAGACTATCTCGCCGGGTCGGGCGCCGATCAAGTCCGCGACCGCGGCACGGGCTTCGTCCACGGCCGCCCGCGCGGCCTGTCCAAAGCCGTGCACGCTTCCCGCGTTCCCGAAGCGGTCGGCGAAGAAGGGCGCCATCGCTGCCAGCACCCGTGGATCCACCGGCGTGGTGGCCGCGTAGTCGAGGTAGATGTGTTCGCGGTCTATCGCTGACCTCCGGGCGGTTCTGGTGCCAGCAACTCCGCCAAACCCTTGATAATCCGCGCGGTCGCCCCCCACACCATGTGAGAAATATTCTCATAATACACCAGCTCGACCAGCCTGCCCTCGCGTACGACGTGCTCCACCCGCAGGTTGGCCGGATCGAGAAAGGAGGCAAGCGGCACGGCCACGATCTCGGCGATCTCGTCGGGGTTTGGCCTGAGGTCCACCGGCGGTGGAACCAGGCCCACGAACGGGGTGACCGCGAACCCTGACGCGATGACCTCGATCTCGTCCAGGCGACCCAGCACCTCGACTTCCGACGGCGCGAGACCGATCTCCTCGTGTGTCTCGCGCAGCGCGGTTTCAAGCAGATCGGCGTCGCCGTCTTCCTGGCGGCCGCCTGGAAACGAGATCTGCCCTTTGTGATACTCGACCTTCTCGGCCCGTTTCGTCAGGAGCAGATGCATGGCGCCGCCGGACTCGAACAGCGGCACCAGCACCGCTGCCCGGCGGCGCGAGCCCGGCGGGAGATCACTCGAGAGGTCGCGCGGCAGGTCGCGCGGGACCGCCGCCTGCAGGCGCGATCGCAGCAGTTCCAGGGTATCCACACCCTGGTCTTGGATGCCGGAGGCGCGCTCTCCTCCATGGTGCGTCCCAACGATATCTGGTGGCCGGCCGCGCCTGGATCCCAACATCTTGTGTAGGATGGAGGAGTTCAGCCCGGCGCAGGGAATAATCCTGGCGACCCCGGGGGGAAGGCCATGTATCCGCTGTTCGCCTCCTTAGACGGCTCTCCATCGCAGCGCCGACGCGACATCTACCTCCTTAGCCCTAGGCTCCTTCCCCCCGAGGTCATTGCGGTCGCGTTCGCCAAGACCTCCCGCAGCCCCAGGCCGTTCCGCGAGATCGCAGAGGAGTTGACCGAACGGCACTCGAGCGAGTTCCACGAGAAGTGGGTAGTCGGCTACGGCCACGGTTCGGTCGCCGAGCACGCGGTCCTGCACCTGGCGCTGGAGAACCTCTCACGGCTTGCCATCGAGAGTCTGGAGAGCAACCGGCTCTGCTCGTACACGGAGAAGTCCACCCGGTATCAGATCTTTGACGCGTTCTTCTTCCCGCCGGAGATCGCGGCGTCTCCACACGCGGAGCTGTACCGGGAAACCTGCCGGGATCTCTTCCAGGCCTACCAGGCAAGCCTTGACCCGGTCCGGAGGGTCATAGAGGCCCGGCATCCGCGCGGTGCCGAAGAGCCAGCGGCTGCCTACGAGGCGCGCATCCGATCCAAGTACGTTGACGTCTGCCGGTTCCTGCTGCCCTGCGCCACCGTCGCCAACGTCGGCATGACCGCCAACGCAAGGTCGCTGGAACACGCGATCACGAAGATGCTCTCGCACCCCCTCGACGAGGTCCGGGCCATCGGCGCCGAGATAAAGCGGGTCGCGTGTGCCGAGGTGCCTACGCTGGTCAAGTACGCGGGCCCCAGCGCCTACCTCACCGAATCGGCCGCCGCGCTTGAGGCCACCGCGCAAGAGGTCGCCGCGCAGGGGGTCGCCGCGCAGGAGGCCACCAAAGGGAGCCGTGGAGTGGACTCACATGCCGGCGTCCGCCTGGTCCACCATGACCGTGACCCCGAGACAAGGGTTGTGGCCGCGTGCCTCTACCGCCACGGCAGGTCTGCGTACGCGGAAGCCTGGGACCGGGCCTGTGCGATGAGCGCACACGAGCGGCGCGCGGTGATCGAGCAGGCCCTCGGGCGCCTTGGCCGCCACGACGTGCCAATCCGCGAGATCGAGCACACGACCTACACCTTTGACATCGTGTGCGACCAGGGCGCGTACTTCGATCTCAAGCGGCACCGCATGATGACCCAGAGCCCGCAGGCGCCCACGGTGGAACTAGGATACGCGGTCCCGCGCGCGATGGATGAGGCCGGGTTCGGCCACCGCTTCCGCGACGCGGTAGAGCAGGCCACCGACGCCTACCGCCGGATAGCACGTGATTTCCCCCACCAGGCGGCGTATCTGGTAACCAACGCCCACAACAGGCGTTTCCTTGCCACGATGAACCTGCGCGAGCTCTACAGTCTCGTGCCGTTGCGCGCCCGCGAGGCCGGCCACTTCTCATACCGGCGGGTGGCACTGTTGATATATGAGGCAGTGCGCGCGGTTCATCCGGGCCTGGTGGCGCACATCCGGTTTGGCTACGATGCTCCCGAGGCGAAAGCGCTGGAGGCAATGTTC from Armatimonadota bacterium includes these protein-coding regions:
- the nuoE gene encoding NADH-quinone oxidoreductase subunit NuoE, whose product is MTEAAREEIRRLAGFYEHRQSALLPALFVAQQEAGYLSPAALESVAEVLELPVTEVTSVASFYGLFYLEPVGRHVVHVCTNLSCMLNGCQRVLSRMQEAMGIHPGETTPDGRFSLRTAECLGACEEAPAVLVDEDRWAAVSPEDVEQMLDRYR
- a CDS encoding NADH-quinone oxidoreductase subunit D → MPDSRTEPLTINMGPQHPATHGVLRLLLDLEGEVIVGTRPIIGYLHTGFEKEMENRTYHQNIVFPARIEYLATFIEEMAYVTAVEKLLGITPPPRAQVARIILAELSRIASHLVWLGSSAIDVNVSSGFMYCLQDREQILDILEMASGQRMMHGYFRIGGLHRDLPEGFEARVRRLAEGLAARVDEYDSLLTDNLIWRRRLEGVAVLTPQAALAYGCTGPILRGSGVNYDVRKAFPYGGYEQFEFDVPLGKNGDAFDRYIIRLEEMRQSRRIILQALDRLPGGPVIVDDRKIALPPRGELVRGMEAVIHQFKLVSEGLHPPVGEVYAAVESPRGEKGYYLVSDGSNRPARVRVRAATFNNLQALPAMVYRGFIADVVVAIASLDVVLGDVDR
- a CDS encoding NADH-quinone oxidoreductase subunit C, with the protein product MVALLRERLPDLDLEVTEFRGEVTAIVPAGRAFDALLALRGAPDWTPVLTDLTAIDRFPAEPRFEVVYLLTGYAPPVRLRVKARLPGDAPVIASVTGLWSGANWLEREAYDMFGIRFEGHPGLTRILMPDDWEGHPLRKDFPLTEEPVQFNGHTPKVPSAIIPKSPPRR
- a CDS encoding NADH-quinone oxidoreductase subunit B; its protein translation is MVTWARQGSVWPASFGLACCAIEMMCTAAARFDLARFGSELFRASPRQADLMIVSGRVSKKMAPVLRHIYDQMLDPKWVIAMGDCASCGGVFNNYALVQGVDKIVPVDVYVAGCPPRPEALMHGFLMLREKIGATGGRR
- a CDS encoding NADH-quinone oxidoreductase subunit A; this translates as MWFSTPGGERLQDYIPVLVHFVIVVVLTVALPVLHALVGGSRPTPPKMEPYESGVWTIGSTRERVPIRYYLIAMLFILFDIETVFLFPWAVVYRRLGTFGLIEMLVFVGVLGAGLIYAWKRGALEWE
- a CDS encoding cysteine desulfurase; translated protein: MYLDYAATTPVDPRVLAAMAPFFADRFGNAGSVHGFGQAARAAVDEARAAVADLIGARPGEIVFTSGATEANNAAIIGAAYARRRPDAHLITAATEHHAVLEPCRWLAERGTALTVLPVDGHGRVDPDAVRRAIRPGTVLISIMHGNNEIGTLAPAAEIGAIAREHGVLFHTDATQSVGIVPVDVGELRADVLSFSAHKRYGPKGVGALYVRSGVDIEPILHGGSQERGRRGGTENVSAIVGFGAAACLARESMAEESARIAMLRDRLAAGLADIEVAHVNGHPRERLPGILSVSFAGADSESLLLALDLEGVAASSGSACAAGSIEPSHVIAALGLPDRLAAGTLRFSLGRQTTVQEIDRVLALLPPLLARVRRAGSGANGVRR
- a CDS encoding CoA pyrophosphatase, with the translated sequence MLGSRRGRPPDIVGTHHGGERASGIQDQGVDTLELLRSRLQAAVPRDLPRDLSSDLPPGSRRRAAVLVPLFESGGAMHLLLTKRAEKVEYHKGQISFPGGRQEDGDADLLETALRETHEEIGLAPSEVEVLGRLDEIEVIASGFAVTPFVGLVPPPVDLRPNPDEIAEIVAVPLASFLDPANLRVEHVVREGRLVELVYYENISHMVWGATARIIKGLAELLAPEPPGGQR
- a CDS encoding FAD-dependent thymidylate synthase, producing the protein MYPLFASLDGSPSQRRRDIYLLSPRLLPPEVIAVAFAKTSRSPRPFREIAEELTERHSSEFHEKWVVGYGHGSVAEHAVLHLALENLSRLAIESLESNRLCSYTEKSTRYQIFDAFFFPPEIAASPHAELYRETCRDLFQAYQASLDPVRRVIEARHPRGAEEPAAAYEARIRSKYVDVCRFLLPCATVANVGMTANARSLEHAITKMLSHPLDEVRAIGAEIKRVACAEVPTLVKYAGPSAYLTESAAALEATAQEVAAQGVAAQEATKGSRGVDSHAGVRLVHHDRDPETRVVAACLYRHGRSAYAEAWDRACAMSAHERRAVIEQALGRLGRHDVPIREIEHTTYTFDIVCDQGAYFDLKRHRMMTQSPQAPTVELGYAVPRAMDEAGFGHRFRDAVEQATDAYRRIARDFPHQAAYLVTNAHNRRFLATMNLRELYSLVPLRAREAGHFSYRRVALLIYEAVRAVHPGLVAHIRFGYDAPEAKALEAMFFSEISAAGGLKQG